One window from the genome of Actinoplanes teichomyceticus ATCC 31121 encodes:
- a CDS encoding vWA domain-containing protein, translating into MSYHAEAFQNEYLAMGASEVNAIVTVSSSGGDGGGRTAGATEIIIVDASGSMQAEGRMAAARQAARAAVECIDDGVRFAIVAGVSTAQQLFPDPGQLAVASPQSRADAVRAIDRLQASGGTAMGAWLLLAARLFEQRPGDIKHAILLTDGDNGERHGYLEGVLEQVAGRFVCDCRGVGTNWKVSELRKIATAMLGTVDIVARPEDLTAAFQQMITAAMGKTAADVHLKVWTPVNATVRFVKQVEPQVMDLTGKRAEDGPRAGRYPLGSWGRESRDYHICVDVPPGGAGDEMLAARVSVVEGDTVHAQCLVRAVWTEDTALSTRINRQVAHYTGQAELAEAIQEGIAAREAGDDRTATLKFGRAAQLAHQSGNRATEELLAKVVEIEDAATGTVRMRRRVNAADEMALDTQSTKTVRVGRSQ; encoded by the coding sequence GTGTCCTACCACGCCGAGGCTTTCCAGAACGAGTATCTCGCGATGGGTGCGAGCGAGGTGAACGCGATCGTCACCGTGTCGTCCTCGGGTGGCGACGGCGGCGGTCGCACGGCCGGCGCCACCGAGATCATCATCGTTGACGCGTCCGGGTCGATGCAGGCCGAGGGCCGGATGGCGGCTGCCCGGCAGGCCGCCAGGGCGGCGGTGGAGTGCATCGACGACGGTGTGCGGTTCGCCATCGTGGCCGGGGTCAGCACCGCGCAGCAGCTGTTCCCGGACCCGGGGCAGCTGGCCGTCGCGTCGCCGCAGTCGCGGGCCGACGCGGTCCGCGCGATCGACCGGCTGCAGGCCAGCGGCGGCACCGCGATGGGCGCCTGGCTGTTGCTCGCCGCGCGGCTGTTCGAGCAGCGGCCGGGCGACATCAAGCACGCCATCCTGCTCACCGACGGCGACAACGGCGAACGGCACGGGTACCTGGAGGGCGTGCTGGAGCAGGTCGCCGGCCGCTTCGTCTGCGACTGCCGGGGCGTCGGCACGAACTGGAAGGTCTCCGAGCTTCGCAAGATCGCCACGGCGATGCTGGGCACCGTGGACATCGTGGCGCGCCCGGAGGACCTGACCGCCGCCTTCCAGCAGATGATCACCGCGGCGATGGGCAAGACCGCCGCGGACGTGCACCTGAAGGTGTGGACGCCGGTCAACGCCACGGTGCGCTTCGTCAAGCAGGTCGAGCCGCAGGTGATGGACCTGACCGGCAAACGGGCCGAGGACGGGCCACGGGCCGGACGCTACCCGCTCGGCTCCTGGGGCCGGGAGAGCCGTGACTACCACATCTGCGTCGATGTTCCGCCGGGCGGCGCCGGTGACGAGATGCTGGCCGCCCGGGTCTCGGTGGTCGAGGGCGACACCGTGCACGCGCAGTGCCTGGTCCGGGCGGTGTGGACCGAGGACACCGCGCTGTCCACCCGGATCAACCGGCAGGTCGCGCACTACACCGGGCAGGCCGAGCTGGCCGAGGCGATCCAGGAGGGCATCGCCGCCCGGGAGGCCGGCGACGACCGGACCGCGACGCTGAAGTTCGGCCGGGCCGCGCAACTGGCCCACCAGAGCGGCAACCGGGCCACCGAGGAGCTGCTGGCCAAGGTGGTGGAGATCGAGGACGCGGCGACCGGCACGGTCCGGATGCGGCGCCGGGTGAACGCCGCGGACGAGATGGCGCTGGACACGCAGAGCACCAAGACCGTCCGTGTCGGACGGTCCCAGTGA
- a CDS encoding FHA domain-containing protein, with translation MTTHACPNGHASTEADYCDTCGARIGGAAALAAEAADPGGPCPNCGTPRAGTARFCEDCGYDHTTGQVPRLTEARPEPVTAGRWTVTVAADPGYFAMNAIEGVSFPADAKERTVPLPAPQVRIGRRSSSKGTAPEIDLAQEPADPGVSHDHALLTIDVDGVWLVTDLGSTNGTYLNDEEQPLPAGQSRALRDGDRVHVGAWTTLTLHAP, from the coding sequence GTGACCACACACGCCTGCCCGAACGGGCACGCCTCCACCGAGGCGGACTACTGCGACACGTGCGGGGCGCGGATCGGGGGCGCGGCGGCCCTGGCCGCCGAAGCCGCGGACCCCGGCGGGCCGTGCCCGAACTGCGGCACCCCGCGCGCCGGCACGGCCCGTTTCTGCGAGGACTGCGGCTACGACCACACCACCGGCCAGGTGCCGCGGCTGACCGAGGCGCGGCCGGAACCGGTGACGGCCGGGCGGTGGACGGTGACCGTCGCGGCCGACCCGGGATATTTCGCGATGAACGCCATCGAGGGCGTCTCGTTCCCGGCTGACGCCAAGGAGCGCACCGTGCCGCTGCCCGCGCCGCAGGTGCGGATCGGCCGCCGCAGCTCGTCGAAGGGCACCGCCCCGGAGATCGACCTGGCGCAGGAGCCGGCCGACCCGGGCGTCTCGCACGACCATGCCCTGCTCACCATCGACGTGGACGGCGTGTGGCTGGTGACCGACCTCGGCTCGACCAACGGGACGTACCTCAACGACGAGGAGCAGCCGTTGCCCGCCGGGCAGTCGCGGGCGCTGCGGGACGGCGATCGGGTGCACGTGGGCGCGTGGACCACCCTGACCCTGCACGCGCCCTGA